Proteins co-encoded in one Papaver somniferum cultivar HN1 chromosome 5, ASM357369v1, whole genome shotgun sequence genomic window:
- the LOC113282731 gene encoding glycerol kinase-like, translating to MDQKGEQVYVGSIDQGTTSTRFIIYDKSAKTIASHQTEFTQFYPESGWVEHNPIEILESVRLCMAKALDKATADGYNVDEGLKAIGITNQRETTLVWSKSSGLPLHNAIVWMDARTTSICRRLEKELSGGRTHFVETCGLPISTYFSALKLLWLMENVEAVKTAIKNGDALFGTIDTWLIWNLTGGCGGEQTEPGLHVTDVSNASRTMLMNIKSLSWDEPTLETLGIPIEILPKIISNSEVIGKIGIGWPITGIPISGCLGDQHAAMVGQACKKGEAKSTYGTGAFILLNTGEEAVTSTHGLLTTLAYKLGPNAPTNYALEGSIAIAGAAVQWLRDSLGIIQSASEIEELAGKVENTGGVYFVPAFNGLFAPWWRDDARGICIGITRFTNKSHIARSVLESMCFQVKDVLDSMHKDAGEKGEVKNENGDFVLRVDGGATINNLLMQIQADLLGCPVVRPANIETTALGAAYAAGLAVGVWTEEDVFSDEAKQEKPATFQPNLDEELRKKKVESWCKAVSRTFNLADLSL from the exons ATGGATCAGAAAGGAGAACAAGTATACGTGGGATCAATTGATCAAGGAACAACAAGTACAAGATTTATAATCTATGATAAATCAGCTAAAACTATTGCATCTCATCAAACTGAATTCACACAGTTTTATCCTGAATCAGG ATGGGTAGAACACAACCCAATAGAGATATTAGAAAGTGTGAGACTTTGTATGGCAAAAGCATTAGATAAAGCAACAGCTGATGGATATAATGTTGATGAAGGATTAAAAGCTATTGGGATTACAAATCAGAGAGAAACTACTCTTGTTTGGAGTAAATCTTCTGGTTTACCTCTACATAATGCTATTGTATGGATGGATGCCAGAACTACTAGTATTTGCAG GAGATTAGAAAAAGAATTATCAGGAGGAAGAACTCATTTTGTGGAAACATGTGGATTGCCGATTAGTACATACTTTAGTGCATTGAAACTTCTTTGGTTAATGGAAAATGTTGAAGCAGTGAAAACAGCTATAAAGAATGGGGATGCCTTGTTCGGAACAATCGATACATGGTTGATCTGGAATTTAACTGGTGGTTGTGGTGGAGAACAAACCGAACCAGGTTTACACGTAACTGATGTTTCGAATGCATCTAGAACGATGCTCATGAACATCAAAAGTTTGAGTTGGGATGAACCTACATTGGAAACTTTAGGAATTCCAATTGAAATCTTACCGAAAATCATTAGTAATTCAGAAGTTATTGGTAAAATCGGAATAGGATGGCCAATTACTGGTATTCCAATTTCTGGATGTCTTGGTGATCAACATGCTGCAATGGTTGGTCAGGCTTGTAAGAAAGGCGAGGCGAAGAGCACTTATGGAACTGGTGCTTTTATATTGTTGAATACTGGTGAGGAAGCTGTCACTTCAACCCATGGGTTACTGACTACTCTCGCTTACAAACTCGGTCCTAATGCACCGACGAATTATGCTTTGGAGGGTTCGATTGCTATTGCTGGTGCAGCAGTTCAATGGCTAAGGGATAGTCTTGGTATAATTCAGAGTGCTAGTGAGATTGAGGAACTGGCAGGGAAAGTTGAGAACACTGGTGGAGTTTATTTTGTTCCTGCGTTTAATGGTCTATTTGCACCATGGTGGCGTGATGATGCTCGTGGGATTTGTATCGGGATCACAAGATTTACTAACAAATCTCACATCGCACGTTCTGTTCTCGAGAGCATGTGTTTTCAGGTTAAAGATGTCTTAGACTCAATGCACAAGGATGCTGGGGAAAAGGGCGAAGTGAAAAATGAGAATGGAGATTTTGTGCTCAGAGTTGATGGCGGGGCAACTATTAACAATCTATTGATGCAAATTCAG GCGGATTTGTTGGGATGTCCAGTCGTTAGACCAGCTAACATTGAAACCACAGCTCTTGGAGCAGCCTATGCTGCTGGGTTAGCGGTGGGAGTCTGGACAGAAGAAGATGTCTTTTCTGATGAAGCGAAACAAGAGAAACCTGCCACTTTCCAGCCTAACTTGGATGAGGAGCTAAGGAAGAAAAAAGTGGAGTCTTGGTGTAAAGCTGTCTCGAGAACTTTCAATTTGGCCGACCTTTCCCTCTAA